One Streptomyces sp. NBC_01217 genomic region harbors:
- a CDS encoding acetyl-CoA C-acetyltransferase — MSGTTGTTSVIVAGARTPMGRLLGSLKSFSGAELGGFAIKAALDRAGIGGDQVEYVIMGQVLQAGAGQIPARQAAVKGGIPMNVPALTVNKVCLSGLDAIALADQLIRAGEFDVVVAGGQESMTNAPHLLPKSREGYKYGAIEMLDSMAHDGLTDAYENIPMGESTEKHNTRLGLNRADQDEIGALSHQRAAAAQKNGIFEAEITPVEIPQRKGDPVLFSKDEGIRPETTAESLGKLRPAFTKDGTITAGTSSQISDGAAAVVVMSKAKAEELGLDWIAEIGAHGNVAGPDNSLQSQPSNAIRHALKRDGLEVADLDLIEINEAFAAVAVQSMKDLGVTPEKVNVNGGAIALGHPIGMSGARVVLHLALELKRRGGGIGAAALCGGGGQGDALIIRVPGKK, encoded by the coding sequence ATGTCAGGAACGACCGGTACCACCTCAGTGATCGTCGCGGGCGCGCGTACGCCCATGGGCCGCCTCCTCGGCTCGCTGAAGAGCTTCTCCGGGGCCGAGCTCGGCGGCTTCGCCATCAAGGCCGCGCTGGACCGGGCCGGCATCGGCGGCGACCAGGTCGAGTACGTGATCATGGGCCAGGTGCTGCAGGCCGGTGCGGGCCAGATCCCGGCACGCCAGGCCGCGGTCAAGGGCGGCATCCCGATGAACGTCCCCGCGCTCACCGTCAACAAGGTGTGTCTGTCCGGGCTCGACGCGATCGCGCTCGCAGACCAGCTGATCCGCGCCGGTGAGTTCGACGTGGTCGTCGCCGGTGGCCAGGAGTCCATGACGAACGCCCCGCACCTGCTCCCGAAGTCCCGCGAGGGCTACAAGTACGGCGCGATCGAGATGCTCGACTCGATGGCGCACGACGGCCTGACCGACGCCTACGAGAACATCCCGATGGGTGAGTCCACCGAGAAGCACAACACCCGTCTCGGGCTGAACCGCGCCGACCAGGACGAGATCGGCGCCCTCTCCCACCAGCGCGCCGCCGCCGCCCAGAAGAACGGCATCTTCGAGGCCGAGATCACCCCGGTCGAGATCCCGCAGCGCAAGGGTGACCCGGTCCTCTTCTCCAAGGACGAGGGCATCCGTCCGGAGACGACCGCGGAGTCCCTCGGAAAGCTGCGCCCGGCCTTCACCAAGGACGGCACGATCACCGCGGGCACCTCCTCGCAGATCTCCGACGGCGCCGCCGCGGTCGTCGTCATGAGCAAGGCCAAGGCCGAGGAGCTGGGCCTGGACTGGATCGCCGAGATCGGCGCCCACGGCAATGTGGCGGGCCCGGACAACTCGCTCCAGTCGCAGCCGTCCAACGCCATCAGGCACGCCCTGAAGAGGGACGGCCTGGAGGTCGCGGACCTCGACCTCATCGAGATCAACGAGGCGTTCGCCGCGGTCGCCGTCCAGTCGATGAAGGACCTCGGCGTCACCCCCGAGAAGGTGAACGTCAACGGCGGCGCCATCGCGCTGGGTCACCCGATCGGCATGTCCGGCGCCCGTGTGGTGCTCCACCTGGCGCTGGAGCTGAAGCGGCGCGGCGGCGGCATCGGTGCGGCGGCGCTGTGCGGCGGCGGCGGCCAGGGCGACGCGCTGATCATCCGCGTTCCGGGCAAGAAGTAG
- the meaB gene encoding methylmalonyl Co-A mutase-associated GTPase MeaB encodes MVDVPTLVEQARAGRPRAVARLISLVEGASPQLREVMAALAPLTGNAYVVGLTGSPGVGKSTSTSALVSAYRRAGKRVGVLAVDPSSPFSGGALLGDRVRMSEHASDPGVYIRSMATRGHLGGLAWSAPQAIRVLDAAGCDVILVETVGVGQSEVEIASQADTSVVLLAPGMGDGIQAAKAGILEIGDVYVVNKADRDGADATARELNHMLGLGESRGPGDWRPPIVKTVAARGEGIDEVVEALEKHRAWMEEHGVLAERRTARAAHEVETIAVTRLRERIGDLHGDRHIGALAERIVAGSLDPYAAADELVAGLTGA; translated from the coding sequence ATGGTGGACGTCCCCACCCTGGTCGAGCAGGCCCGTGCGGGCCGCCCGAGGGCCGTGGCCCGGCTCATCTCCCTGGTGGAGGGGGCGTCGCCGCAGCTGCGCGAGGTGATGGCGGCCCTGGCGCCGCTGACGGGCAACGCGTACGTCGTCGGCCTGACCGGCTCACCCGGTGTCGGCAAGTCGACATCGACGTCGGCGCTGGTCTCGGCGTACCGGCGGGCCGGCAAGCGGGTCGGCGTCCTGGCCGTCGACCCGTCCTCGCCGTTCTCCGGCGGCGCGCTCCTCGGCGACCGGGTCCGGATGTCGGAGCACGCCTCCGACCCGGGCGTCTACATCCGCTCGATGGCCACCCGCGGACATCTGGGCGGCCTCGCCTGGTCGGCACCGCAGGCCATCCGGGTGCTGGACGCGGCGGGCTGCGACGTGATCCTGGTGGAGACGGTCGGCGTCGGCCAGTCGGAGGTGGAGATCGCCTCCCAGGCCGACACCTCCGTGGTCCTGCTGGCGCCCGGCATGGGCGACGGCATCCAGGCGGCGAAGGCCGGAATCCTGGAGATCGGCGATGTGTACGTCGTCAACAAGGCCGACCGGGACGGCGCCGACGCCACCGCGCGCGAGCTCAACCACATGCTGGGCCTCGGCGAGTCCCGCGGCCCCGGCGACTGGCGGCCGCCGATCGTGAAGACGGTCGCCGCCCGGGGCGAGGGCATCGACGAGGTCGTCGAGGCGTTGGAGAAGCACCGGGCGTGGATGGAGGAGCACGGCGTGCTCGCCGAGCGCCGCACCGCCCGCGCGGCCCACGAGGTCGAGACGATCGCCGTCACGCGGCTGCGCGAGCGGATCGGCGATCTGCACGGCGACCGCCACATCGGCGCGCTCGCCGAACGCATCGTGGCGGGGAGCCTCGATCCTTACGCGGCGGCCGACGAACTGGTGGCGGGCCTCACCGGCGCCTGA
- a CDS encoding PepSY domain-containing protein, with protein sequence MTMTPTTPVTGVRPGLPPSRCRARGGGALHWDVDVRGKDGKEHELNVDAKTSEVTADRSEVTADRSDDGDHDHHGDDHHGNGRDD encoded by the coding sequence ATGACGATGACGCCGACGACTCCCGTGACCGGCGTGCGCCCCGGTCTGCCTCCGTCTCGCTGCCGCGCTCGGGGCGGCGGGGCACTGCACTGGGACGTCGACGTCCGGGGCAAGGACGGCAAGGAGCACGAGCTGAACGTCGACGCGAAGACGTCCGAGGTCACGGCGGACCGTTCGGAGGTCACGGCGGACCGTTCGGACGACGGCGACCACGACCATCACGGCGACGACCATCACGGCAACGGCCGGGACGACTGA
- a CDS encoding RNA-guided endonuclease InsQ/TnpB family protein produces MKLAVQVKLEPTPAQAAALEATLRACNEAATWVSGVAFEQDVKRNFALRELTYGEAKERWRLGAQAAQHVIKKTCDAYATLKANLKAGNLGRPGSKRYRQAAGKPIVFRRESAQPYDDRMLSWQSGDRRVSIWTVAGRLKDVAFTADERQLATLVLYRRGESDLVCRDGMWFLLATCEVPEAELNTDPVDFLGIDLGIVNIATTSDGEIMAGRALNRIRVRERGLRTKLQRKNTPSARRRLKKRRRKEARRARGINHKIAKHVVAEAERTSRGIALEDLGGIRARVRLRKPQRATLHSWSFHQLGQFIAYKARRAGVAVVHVDPAYTSRTCAECGHVDKASRVSQARFECRSCGFVDHADRNGSRNIRARARELWRRGAESTAPALPPQRRGGAGRKRSITASDARCASPAI; encoded by the coding sequence GTGAAGCTCGCCGTGCAGGTCAAACTGGAGCCGACGCCCGCTCAGGCGGCGGCACTTGAGGCGACCCTGCGCGCCTGCAACGAGGCAGCGACTTGGGTGTCCGGGGTGGCGTTCGAGCAGGATGTGAAGCGAAACTTCGCCCTGCGCGAGCTGACCTACGGCGAGGCCAAGGAGCGGTGGCGGCTGGGGGCGCAGGCCGCTCAGCATGTGATCAAGAAGACCTGTGACGCGTACGCGACGCTGAAGGCGAACCTGAAGGCTGGCAACCTCGGCAGGCCCGGCTCGAAGCGTTACCGCCAGGCCGCCGGGAAGCCGATTGTCTTCCGGCGTGAGAGCGCGCAGCCGTACGACGACCGGATGCTGTCCTGGCAGAGCGGTGACCGCCGGGTCTCGATCTGGACGGTGGCCGGACGGCTCAAGGATGTGGCGTTCACTGCGGATGAGCGGCAGCTGGCCACCCTGGTGTTGTACCGGCGGGGTGAGTCCGACCTGGTGTGCCGGGACGGCATGTGGTTCCTGCTGGCCACCTGCGAGGTCCCGGAAGCGGAGTTGAACACCGATCCGGTGGACTTCCTCGGTATCGACCTGGGCATCGTGAACATCGCCACCACCAGCGATGGCGAGATCATGGCCGGACGCGCGCTGAACCGTATCCGGGTGCGCGAGCGAGGCCTGCGTACCAAACTCCAGAGGAAGAACACCCCGTCCGCCAGGCGCCGGTTGAAGAAGCGGCGGCGTAAGGAGGCGCGGAGGGCGAGGGGCATCAATCACAAGATCGCGAAACATGTGGTGGCCGAGGCAGAACGCACCTCGCGCGGCATCGCCCTGGAAGACCTGGGCGGCATCCGCGCGAGGGTACGGCTTCGCAAGCCCCAACGGGCCACCCTGCACAGCTGGTCCTTCCATCAGCTGGGGCAGTTCATCGCGTACAAGGCCCGCAGGGCGGGGGTGGCAGTGGTGCACGTCGATCCTGCGTACACCTCGCGTACCTGCGCCGAGTGCGGGCACGTAGACAAGGCGAGCCGGGTCTCACAGGCCCGGTTCGAGTGCCGGTCGTGCGGATTCGTTGATCACGCGGACCGGAACGGCTCCCGCAACATCCGCGCCCGTGCGCGGGAGTTGTGGCGACGCGGGGCCGAGTCAACGGCCCCCGCCCTACCCCCGCAACGGCGGGGTGGGGCTGGACGCAAGCGCAGCATCACTGCCAGTGATGCCCGCTGTGCAAGCCCGGCGATTTAG
- a CDS encoding MarR family winged helix-turn-helix transcriptional regulator yields the protein METETATRWLSNAEQCAWRTHLDVSRLLMYQLEKDLQPFGLTMNDYEILVNLSESDDQRMRMSDLATATLQSKSRLSHQITRMESAGLVRRENCESDRRGLFAVLTEEGAETMRKVAPHHVASVRKHFMDLLTPEALANLHETLTPVANHLRGRRGKV from the coding sequence ATGGAGACCGAGACGGCCACTCGCTGGCTGAGCAATGCGGAGCAGTGCGCCTGGCGCACCCACCTGGACGTCAGCAGGCTGCTGATGTACCAGCTTGAGAAGGACCTCCAGCCGTTCGGCCTGACCATGAACGACTACGAGATCCTGGTCAACCTCTCGGAGTCGGACGATCAGCGCATGCGGATGAGCGACCTCGCCACCGCGACGCTGCAGTCCAAGAGCAGGCTCTCGCACCAGATCACCCGCATGGAGAGCGCGGGCCTGGTCCGCAGGGAGAACTGCGAGTCCGACCGGCGCGGACTGTTCGCGGTCCTCACCGAGGAGGGCGCGGAGACGATGCGGAAGGTGGCGCCGCACCACGTGGCGTCGGTGCGCAAGCACTTCATGGACCTGCTGACGCCGGAGGCACTGGCGAATCTGCACGAGACGCTGACCCCTGTCGCGAATCATCTGCGGGGGCGCCGCGGCAAGGTGTGA
- a CDS encoding AIM24 family protein, protein MSTPVVFDPMTLPSDDNVNAYTFCVELKGSQWFLQKGKMIAYYGRIEFNGIGHGRFDRLLRTSFHSPLHASDWVVAEGSGKMLLADRAFDVNSYDLEDGNLTIRSGNLLAYQPTLALKQSIVPGFLTLIGTGKFVAASNGPVVFMEPPLRVDPQALVGWADCPSPCHHYDHGYMTGVLGGLRSLTGLGGTSGEEHQFEFVGAGTVLLQSTEILMAEQPTGATPAQAGVPGGAGQPGSAPRLPGQLGDLQRRFGL, encoded by the coding sequence GTGAGCACGCCCGTGGTCTTCGACCCGATGACACTGCCGTCGGACGACAACGTCAACGCGTACACCTTCTGCGTGGAGCTCAAGGGGAGCCAGTGGTTCCTGCAGAAGGGCAAGATGATCGCCTACTACGGGCGGATCGAGTTCAACGGCATAGGCCACGGCCGCTTCGACCGGCTGCTCCGTACGAGCTTCCACTCGCCGCTGCACGCGAGCGACTGGGTGGTGGCCGAGGGCAGCGGGAAGATGCTGCTCGCGGACCGGGCCTTCGATGTGAACTCCTACGACCTGGAGGACGGGAATCTGACGATCCGGTCCGGCAACCTCCTCGCCTACCAGCCGACGCTGGCACTCAAGCAGTCCATCGTGCCGGGTTTTCTGACCCTGATCGGCACGGGGAAGTTCGTGGCCGCGTCCAACGGTCCCGTGGTCTTCATGGAGCCGCCGCTGCGGGTCGATCCGCAGGCCCTGGTGGGCTGGGCGGACTGCCCTTCGCCGTGCCACCACTACGACCACGGCTATATGACGGGCGTGCTGGGCGGGCTGCGGTCGCTGACGGGCCTCGGGGGCACCTCGGGCGAGGAGCACCAGTTCGAGTTCGTCGGGGCGGGCACGGTGCTGCTCCAGTCGACCGAGATCCTGATGGCCGAGCAGCCGACGGGGGCGACTCCGGCGCAGGCCGGGGTGCCGGGCGGTGCGGGTCAACCCGGCTCCGCACCCCGTCTGCCCGGCCAGCTCGGGGACCTCCAGCGTCGCTTCGGTTTGTGA
- a CDS encoding AIM24 family protein yields MPFREINSKMVEATVLPGQKMYSQRGAMLAYRGDVSFTPNIQGGQGGVMSMIGRRVANETTPLMTVEGSGTVMFGHGGHHIQVINLSGDTLYVEADRLLAFDGTLQQGTMFMGSQGGVMGMVRGQVTGQGLFTTTLKGHGAVAVMAHGGVIELPITPGREVHVDPQAYVAHHGDVRNKLSTALGWRDMVGRGSGEAFQLELSGSGAVYVQASEEKL; encoded by the coding sequence ATGCCGTTCCGTGAGATCAACTCGAAGATGGTCGAGGCGACGGTGCTCCCCGGCCAGAAGATGTACAGCCAGCGCGGCGCGATGCTCGCCTACCGCGGCGATGTGTCGTTTACGCCGAACATCCAGGGCGGCCAGGGCGGCGTGATGTCGATGATCGGCCGCCGGGTGGCCAATGAGACGACCCCGCTGATGACGGTCGAGGGCAGCGGCACGGTGATGTTCGGCCACGGCGGCCACCACATCCAGGTGATCAACCTGTCCGGCGACACCCTGTACGTGGAGGCCGACCGGCTGCTCGCCTTCGACGGGACGTTGCAGCAGGGCACGATGTTCATGGGTTCGCAGGGCGGGGTCATGGGCATGGTGCGCGGCCAGGTGACCGGGCAGGGGCTGTTCACCACGACGCTGAAGGGCCACGGCGCGGTCGCGGTGATGGCACACGGCGGGGTGATCGAACTGCCGATCACCCCGGGCCGCGAGGTGCATGTGGACCCGCAGGCCTATGTCGCCCACCACGGCGACGTACGCAACAAACTCTCGACCGCGCTCGGCTGGCGCGACATGGTGGGGCGCGGCTCCGGCGAGGCGTTCCAGCTGGAGCTGAGCGGCAGCGGCGCGGTGTACGTCCAGGCCTCGGAGGAGAAGCTGTGA
- a CDS encoding AIM24 family protein, whose protein sequence is MFRLQGSKTLAVDLTGDGVKAKNGSMVAYDGRMAFKKLSGGGEGIRGMVTRRLTGEQMTVMEVTGQGTCYFADRASEINLVSLRGEKLYVEASNLLCTDAGLRTGTTFTGLRGGATGNGLFTTTVEGTGQAAIMSDGSAVVLRVSAQYPLFVDPGAYIAHQGNLQQHFQSGVNFRTLMGEGSGESFQIRFEGEGLVYVQPSERNTIGGDV, encoded by the coding sequence ATGTTCCGACTCCAAGGCAGCAAGACGCTCGCCGTCGACCTCACCGGCGATGGCGTCAAGGCGAAGAACGGCTCGATGGTCGCGTACGACGGCCGGATGGCGTTCAAGAAGTTGTCCGGCGGCGGTGAGGGCATCCGCGGCATGGTGACCCGCCGGCTGACCGGCGAGCAGATGACCGTGATGGAAGTGACAGGCCAGGGCACCTGCTACTTCGCCGACCGCGCGAGCGAGATCAATCTCGTCTCGCTGCGCGGCGAGAAGCTCTACGTCGAGGCGAGCAATCTGCTCTGCACCGACGCCGGGCTGCGCACCGGCACCACCTTCACCGGCCTGCGCGGCGGGGCGACCGGCAACGGCCTGTTCACCACCACCGTCGAGGGCACCGGCCAGGCGGCGATCATGTCGGACGGCTCGGCCGTGGTGCTGCGGGTCTCGGCGCAGTACCCGCTGTTCGTCGACCCGGGCGCCTACATCGCACATCAGGGCAATCTCCAGCAGCACTTCCAGTCCGGAGTGAATTTCCGGACGCTCATGGGTGAGGGCTCGGGCGAGTCCTTCCAGATCCGCTTCGAGGGCGAGGGACTCGTCTACGTGCAGCCGAGCGAGCGGAACACCATCGGGGGCGATGTCTGA
- a CDS encoding DUF3817 domain-containing protein → MDIKTATALHRLRLISIPEALSFPALIIFGSILSRVSDIDFLMMPLGIIHGVLFVIYAVLLLDVWAKTKWPLKRVAFFFLLALLPFGGLYGDKVLKRYEADGVIAARARREGVVSA, encoded by the coding sequence GTGGACATCAAGACCGCTACCGCCCTGCACCGGCTGCGCCTCATCTCGATTCCCGAGGCGCTCTCCTTCCCGGCACTGATCATCTTTGGCTCGATCCTCAGCCGGGTCTCCGACATCGACTTCCTGATGATGCCGCTCGGCATCATCCACGGCGTGCTCTTCGTGATCTACGCCGTGCTGCTGCTGGACGTCTGGGCCAAGACCAAGTGGCCGCTCAAGCGCGTCGCGTTCTTCTTCCTGCTCGCACTGCTGCCGTTCGGCGGGCTGTACGGCGACAAGGTGCTGAAGCGCTACGAGGCCGACGGTGTCATCGCGGCCCGCGCACGCCGCGAAGGCGTGGTCAGCGCATGA
- a CDS encoding MTH1187 family thiamine-binding protein, giving the protein MIVAFSVSPLGVGEDVGEYVADAVRVVRESGLPNRTDAMFTSIEGEWDQVMDVVKRAVAAVEARAGRVSLVLKADIRPGVTDGLTSKVETVERYLAGTD; this is encoded by the coding sequence ATGATCGTCGCGTTCTCGGTCAGTCCGCTGGGTGTCGGTGAGGACGTCGGCGAGTACGTCGCCGACGCCGTCCGGGTCGTCCGGGAGTCCGGGCTGCCCAACCGCACGGACGCCATGTTCACCTCCATCGAGGGCGAGTGGGACCAGGTCATGGACGTCGTCAAGCGGGCCGTCGCCGCCGTCGAGGCCCGCGCCGGACGGGTGTCCCTCGTGCTGAAGGCCGACATCCGCCCCGGTGTCACCGACGGCCTGACCTCCAAGGTCGAGACGGTCGAGCGGTATCTCGCCGGGACGGACTGA
- a CDS encoding ArsR/SmtB family transcription factor, which produces MPLYLHLDESDLLRCRFALSPLGETQAAVRVLAQPERHGYHLPWLRLIRDAAAGLDLRPLWLLMARHGHNPDFISPPPPGPVTTFEEEIAGVRSIDPELARKDLMLSLAERPEALHSPAGQAMLADPARTVRELADLLEQAWRVLIEPHWPRLRALLEADIAYHSRRLASVGFERLLGELSPRLKWSESTLTVVVGTRGRHTRVLGGQGLVLIPSVFSWPDPASGFEPPWQPAVIYPARGIGGLWTEPADRTPQALARLLGRARADVLCALDEPAGTSALAHRLGLALSSVSEHLSVLRAAGLLTSRRYGHQVLYERTPLGIALAVPEHRPQE; this is translated from the coding sequence ATGCCGTTGTATCTGCATCTCGACGAGAGCGACCTGCTCCGCTGCCGGTTCGCGCTCTCGCCGCTCGGGGAGACCCAGGCCGCCGTACGTGTGCTGGCCCAGCCCGAGCGGCACGGGTATCACCTGCCGTGGCTCCGGCTGATCCGGGACGCGGCCGCCGGGCTCGATCTCCGGCCGCTGTGGCTGCTGATGGCGCGGCACGGCCACAACCCGGACTTCATCAGCCCGCCGCCTCCCGGGCCGGTCACCACCTTCGAGGAGGAGATCGCGGGTGTGCGGTCCATCGATCCCGAACTCGCCCGCAAGGACCTCATGCTCTCCCTGGCGGAGCGGCCGGAGGCGCTGCACTCCCCCGCCGGACAGGCCATGCTCGCCGATCCCGCCCGGACCGTCCGGGAGCTGGCCGATCTGCTGGAGCAGGCCTGGCGGGTGCTGATCGAGCCGCACTGGCCGCGGCTGCGTGCCCTGCTGGAGGCGGACATCGCCTACCACTCGCGGCGGCTGGCCTCGGTCGGCTTCGAGCGGCTGCTGGGTGAGCTGAGCCCCCGGCTGAAATGGTCGGAGTCGACATTGACCGTCGTCGTCGGGACGCGCGGCCGGCACACCCGGGTGCTCGGCGGGCAGGGGCTCGTCCTGATTCCCAGCGTCTTCTCCTGGCCGGACCCGGCCAGCGGCTTCGAGCCGCCGTGGCAGCCGGCGGTCATCTATCCCGCGCGCGGGATCGGCGGGCTGTGGACCGAGCCCGCCGACCGCACCCCGCAGGCGCTGGCGCGGCTGCTCGGCCGGGCGCGGGCCGACGTCCTGTGCGCGCTGGACGAACCGGCCGGGACGAGCGCGCTCGCGCACCGGCTGGGCCTCGCGCTCTCGTCCGTGTCGGAGCATCTGTCGGTGCTGCGCGCGGCGGGGCTGCTCACCTCGCGCCGGTACGGACATCAGGTGCTGTACGAGCGGACGCCGCTCGGGATCGCCCTGGCCGTGCCGGAGCACCGCCCGCAGGAGTGA